One Phycisphaeraceae bacterium genomic window carries:
- a CDS encoding phosphoribosylglycinamide formyltransferase: MSEHATPIAVMLSGSGRTLVNLCERIDSGRLPARVGLVIASRECLGAQRARERALPTIVEPGNIERARLGALLREHGVRWVVLAGYLRLLSVPEGFEGRIVNIHPALLPAFGGKGMYGDRVHQAVLDHGCKVTGCTVHLCDERYDTGPILAQATCEVRDDDSASTLAARVFALECEVYPETIAALLEGRVEIEGRRSRIFPGDPANQRA, encoded by the coding sequence GTGAGCGAGCACGCGACGCCGATCGCGGTCATGCTGTCCGGGTCCGGGCGCACGCTCGTGAACCTCTGCGAGCGCATCGACTCCGGTCGCCTGCCGGCGCGCGTCGGGCTCGTGATCGCGTCGCGCGAGTGCCTCGGGGCGCAGCGCGCGCGCGAGCGTGCTCTACCCACGATCGTCGAGCCGGGGAACATCGAGCGGGCCCGGCTGGGCGCGCTGCTGCGCGAGCACGGCGTGCGATGGGTCGTTCTCGCCGGCTATCTCCGGCTGCTGTCCGTGCCCGAGGGTTTCGAGGGACGCATCGTCAACATCCACCCGGCGCTGCTGCCCGCCTTTGGCGGGAAGGGGATGTACGGCGACCGCGTGCACCAGGCGGTGCTCGATCACGGCTGCAAGGTGACCGGGTGCACCGTCCACCTCTGCGACGAGCGCTACGACACGGGGCCCATCCTGGCGCAGGCGACCTGCGAGGTGCGCGACGACGACAGCGCGTCCACTCTCGCGGCTCGCGTCTTCGCGCTGGAATGCGAGGTCTACCCCGAGACGATCGCGGCGCTGCTCGAGGGGCGCGTCGAGATCGAGGGGCGCCGATCGAGGATCTTTCCTGGCGACCCTGCGAACCAGAGGGCATGA
- a CDS encoding PDZ domain-containing protein has translation MRPLATTTLLAILSLCVGASAAPGMAPAPAAERSLDLGEAKRLAAEMLERGDYRGARPLLEQIASIDAADFGARYNLACVLAREGDAPGAEAALRAAIGVGFVDFGHMLRDPDLAPLRGGEVFETVRRDWRAILDVRGEADLRAAKEALGPRYTHVRDDGLRIHILSSFREAPTREAHEELRRVARFVDEAMFDTSSPEDRPDPWVLVVLPTREHFLRFVPFEGVGGVYDHDRRTLATRDLGPSLRHEFVHVLHHRRMTRLGQRHAFWLQEGLASIVERVERDGGGESDGLRPRVNWRMNIARRLAEPRRLTPWEQLFGLDARRFMTTRPQAMYAQSYAAAMMLHELGELRRWMAAYERGFDEDPTGVGAFVEVLGVPSAQAQRAFRDWVAAQPSVADSFSDGSTSLGASLTEGADEGPRVATVFARRPRAADPAAGLRPRDVLLSVNGAPTRTVGEAVQALEGLAPGERVVVEVRRGRLSLEFEVELVAYDERRAHGASGGFAAP, from the coding sequence ATGAGACCCCTCGCGACGACGACGCTGCTGGCCATCCTGTCGCTGTGCGTTGGTGCGTCGGCCGCCCCGGGGATGGCGCCGGCGCCTGCCGCTGAGCGCTCGCTGGATCTCGGCGAGGCGAAACGACTCGCGGCCGAGATGCTGGAGCGGGGGGACTATCGGGGAGCCCGCCCGCTGCTCGAGCAGATCGCGTCGATCGACGCCGCCGATTTCGGCGCTCGCTACAACCTCGCGTGCGTGCTCGCGCGCGAGGGCGACGCGCCGGGCGCCGAGGCGGCGCTGCGAGCCGCGATCGGGGTCGGCTTCGTCGACTTCGGGCACATGCTGCGCGACCCCGACCTCGCGCCGCTGCGCGGGGGCGAGGTCTTCGAGACGGTGCGCCGCGACTGGCGCGCGATCCTCGATGTGCGGGGCGAGGCGGACCTGCGCGCCGCGAAGGAGGCGCTCGGCCCGCGCTACACCCACGTGCGCGACGACGGCCTGCGCATCCACATCCTCTCGTCGTTCCGCGAAGCGCCGACGCGCGAGGCGCACGAAGAACTGCGGCGAGTTGCACGGTTCGTCGACGAGGCGATGTTCGACACTTCGTCGCCCGAGGACCGCCCGGACCCCTGGGTGCTCGTCGTCCTGCCCACGCGAGAGCATTTCCTGCGATTCGTGCCGTTCGAGGGTGTTGGAGGGGTGTACGACCACGACCGGCGCACGCTCGCGACGCGCGATCTGGGGCCGAGTCTGCGCCACGAGTTCGTCCACGTGCTGCATCACCGGCGCATGACGCGTCTGGGGCAGCGACACGCGTTCTGGCTGCAGGAAGGCCTCGCGTCGATCGTGGAGCGGGTCGAGCGTGACGGCGGGGGCGAGTCGGACGGGCTGCGTCCTCGCGTGAACTGGCGGATGAACATCGCGCGTCGGCTCGCCGAGCCGCGCCGGCTGACGCCGTGGGAGCAGCTCTTCGGGCTGGACGCGAGACGGTTCATGACGACGCGACCGCAGGCGATGTACGCGCAGTCCTACGCCGCCGCGATGATGCTGCACGAGCTGGGCGAGCTTCGTCGCTGGATGGCCGCGTATGAGCGCGGCTTCGACGAGGACCCGACCGGGGTGGGCGCGTTCGTCGAGGTGCTGGGCGTTCCCTCGGCGCAGGCGCAGCGCGCGTTCCGCGACTGGGTGGCGGCGCAGCCCTCGGTCGCCGATTCGTTCTCGGATGGGTCGACCTCGCTCGGCGCGTCCCTGACCGAGGGCGCGGACGAGGGGCCTCGCGTCGCGACGGTGTTCGCCCGGCGCCCTCGCGCCGCCGACCCGGCGGCGGGGCTGCGCCCGCGCGATGTGCTGCTCTCGGTCAACGGTGCGCCCACGAGGACGGTGGGGGAGGCGGTCCAGGCGCTTGAGGGGCTCGCCCCGGGCGAGCGGGTCGTCGTCGAGGTGCGCCGGGGGCGTCTGTCGCTGGAGTTCGAGGTCGAACTCGTCGCGTACGACGAGCGTAGAGCGCACGGCGCGTCGGGCGGCTTTGCGGCGCCCTGA
- a CDS encoding DUF502 domain-containing protein — protein MSKQPDRTFLADFRHRFLRGLAILLPSVLTFWLLWAAFGFVEKKVAEPINSGIRQGVIYFAPRVLDPSEQPDWFTVPEERVREVIQQRRAQALPAMSAEQIRARARAENFREWWNDRWYLRFIGLFVAIILFYLAGVLLGNFLGKRLYERLERLMIRVPGVKQVYPYVKQVVEFLFGENQKIQFKRVVLVEYPRKGIWTLGLHTGGAIRKIEEKLGECVTVFIPSSPTPFTGYTIIVPKDSVIDAPLTIDEALRFVVSGGVLVPEHQRGLGDIAEGEGPETVAPGRAAVGLPATMRNIGVAGIGADQAQPGIQPGKTP, from the coding sequence ATGTCTAAGCAGCCCGATCGGACCTTCCTGGCAGACTTCCGCCACCGCTTCCTCCGGGGTCTCGCGATCCTCTTGCCCTCGGTCCTGACGTTCTGGCTGCTCTGGGCGGCGTTCGGGTTCGTCGAGAAGAAGGTTGCCGAGCCGATCAACTCGGGGATCCGGCAGGGCGTGATCTACTTCGCGCCGCGCGTGCTCGACCCGTCCGAGCAGCCCGACTGGTTCACGGTTCCAGAGGAGCGCGTGCGCGAGGTGATCCAGCAACGCCGGGCGCAGGCGCTGCCCGCGATGTCGGCGGAGCAGATCCGGGCTCGGGCGCGGGCCGAGAACTTCCGCGAGTGGTGGAACGACCGGTGGTACCTCCGTTTCATCGGGTTGTTCGTCGCGATCATCCTGTTCTATCTGGCGGGCGTGCTGCTCGGGAACTTCCTCGGGAAGCGTCTCTACGAGCGCCTCGAGCGTCTGATGATCCGCGTTCCGGGCGTGAAGCAGGTCTACCCGTATGTCAAACAGGTCGTCGAGTTCCTGTTCGGGGAGAACCAGAAGATCCAGTTCAAGCGCGTGGTGCTGGTCGAGTACCCTCGCAAGGGGATCTGGACGCTGGGGCTGCACACCGGCGGCGCGATTCGGAAGATCGAGGAGAAGCTCGGGGAATGCGTGACGGTCTTCATCCCGAGCAGCCCGACGCCCTTTACCGGCTACACGATCATCGTGCCCAAGGACAGCGTGATCGACGCGCCCCTGACCATCGACGAGGCGCTGCGGTTCGTGGTGTCGGGCGGCGTGCTCGTCCCCGAGCACCAGCGGGGTCTGGGCGACATCGCCGAGGGGGAGGGGCCGGAAACCGTTGCGCCGGGCCGCGCGGCGGTGGGGCTCCCGGCTACGATGAGGAATATCGGAGTCGCCGGCATCGGCGCCGACCAAGCCCAACCCGGGATCCAGCCCGGTAAGACCCCCTGA
- the raiA gene encoding ribosome-associated translation inhibitor RaiA, whose translation MRIEVTARHMELTPPIQDYAEKRCDKLVKFFNGVLEFDVVIETERNDFKVEIIADVVGHKDLVGQARGADVYACIDEAADKVARQLTDYKEQLRAHH comes from the coding sequence ATGAGGATCGAAGTGACGGCGCGCCACATGGAACTCACGCCGCCTATCCAGGACTACGCCGAGAAGCGCTGCGACAAGCTGGTCAAGTTCTTCAATGGGGTGCTTGAGTTCGATGTCGTGATCGAGACCGAGCGCAACGACTTCAAGGTCGAGATCATCGCCGACGTGGTCGGGCACAAGGACCTGGTCGGTCAGGCCAGGGGCGCCGACGTGTACGCGTGCATCGACGAGGCGGCCGACAAGGTGGCCCGCCAGCTGACGGATTACAAAGAGCAGCTCCGCGCCCACCACTGA
- a CDS encoding PTS sugar transporter subunit IIA — protein sequence MSRTGFSADGAIPSMKLSEIVVPDAVVTELAASERDAVVSELVDSLVSAGAITPAQRESVFSSIIERERRGSTGFGKGVAVPHVRHPEADRVSLAVGLSQRGVDFNSLDKQPVYTVFLLVSPADKHEEHLRAMEVIFKNLSMDTFRRFLRQAGSRDEVITLLEEADSRQFTA from the coding sequence ATGAGTCGAACCGGCTTCAGCGCCGACGGAGCGATCCCTTCCATGAAACTCAGCGAGATTGTTGTTCCTGACGCCGTCGTGACCGAGCTCGCCGCATCCGAGCGGGACGCCGTCGTGTCGGAACTCGTGGATTCCCTCGTGAGCGCAGGGGCCATCACCCCTGCGCAGCGCGAGTCGGTCTTCAGCTCGATCATCGAGCGCGAACGGCGCGGCTCCACCGGGTTCGGCAAGGGCGTCGCGGTGCCCCACGTGCGCCACCCCGAGGCCGATCGCGTCAGTCTCGCCGTCGGGTTGTCGCAGCGCGGCGTGGATTTCAACTCGCTCGACAAGCAGCCCGTCTACACGGTGTTCCTGCTCGTCAGCCCTGCCGACAAGCACGAAGAGCACCTCCGCGCGATGGAGGTGATCTTCAAGAACCTCAGCATGGACACCTTCCGCCGGTTCCTCCGTCAGGCGGGCTCGCGCGACGAGGTCATCACGCTGCTCGAAGAGGCGGACAGCCGTCAGTTCACCGCCTGA
- a CDS encoding HPr family phosphocarrier protein, giving the protein MKIQNRLGLHARPAMSFVEIAASMPCSVLVRKGDQQVDGKSIMQMMMLAATQGTELEIIAEGDECDRAITVLKELVDGRFGEE; this is encoded by the coding sequence GTGAAGATCCAGAACCGACTCGGGCTCCACGCGCGCCCGGCGATGTCGTTCGTCGAGATCGCGGCGTCGATGCCCTGCTCGGTCCTCGTGCGCAAGGGCGACCAGCAGGTGGATGGCAAATCGATCATGCAGATGATGATGCTCGCCGCCACGCAGGGCACCGAGCTCGAGATCATCGCCGAGGGCGACGAGTGCGACCGCGCGATCACCGTGCTGAAAGAGCTCGTCGACGGGCGCTTCGGCGAAGAATGA
- the murA gene encoding UDP-N-acetylglucosamine 1-carboxyvinyltransferase, whose protein sequence is MDAFVIQGGRRLSGRVRVNGSKNAALPLMAAALLTDQPVVLDDAPQLADIDNLQRLLDSLGVESSRDERTPSRMTLRTSDESESHATYEIVRTMRASICTLGPMLARRGVARISMPGGCAIGDRPVDLHIAGMRALGAEVTLDSGDIVARAPRDERGRRRLRGARVFLGGPFGSTVLGTANVMCAAALADGRTIIECAACEPEIVDLATMLNAMGANIQGAGSPRIVIEGVEALSGAKHRVMADRIEAGTYMIAAAITGGSVTLENCPLDALAAAVDRLQQVGVSILEHPGPDRLRARCDVHVNGPLQPTQVVTQPHPGFPTDLQAQMMALLCLAKGNSVVTEKIYPDRFLHVAELARMGAQTIRQGSTVVVSGVPRLVGAPVMASDLRASASLVLAGMAAEGRTVINRVYHLDRGYEEMEVRLAALGAQIDRVDEKDVPATAPSTPGAHPGVVMGG, encoded by the coding sequence ATGGACGCCTTCGTGATTCAGGGCGGTCGTCGACTTTCGGGTCGGGTCCGCGTTAACGGGAGCAAGAACGCGGCGCTGCCCCTGATGGCCGCGGCGCTGCTGACCGACCAGCCCGTCGTCCTCGACGACGCTCCGCAGCTCGCCGACATCGACAACCTGCAGCGCCTGCTCGATTCGCTGGGCGTTGAATCCTCGCGCGACGAGCGCACGCCCTCGCGCATGACGCTGCGCACCAGCGACGAGAGCGAGAGCCACGCGACCTACGAGATCGTGCGCACCATGCGCGCCAGCATCTGCACGCTCGGGCCCATGCTCGCGCGGCGGGGCGTGGCGCGGATCTCCATGCCCGGGGGCTGCGCGATCGGCGACCGGCCCGTCGACCTGCACATCGCCGGCATGCGCGCCCTCGGGGCCGAGGTCACGCTCGATTCAGGCGACATCGTCGCGCGCGCCCCGCGCGACGAGCGCGGACGCCGGCGCCTGCGCGGCGCGCGTGTCTTCCTGGGCGGGCCGTTCGGCTCGACCGTGCTCGGGACCGCGAACGTCATGTGCGCCGCGGCCCTCGCCGACGGTCGGACCATCATCGAGTGCGCCGCGTGCGAGCCCGAGATCGTCGACCTGGCGACCATGCTCAACGCGATGGGCGCGAACATCCAGGGCGCAGGTTCGCCGCGCATCGTCATCGAGGGCGTCGAAGCGCTCTCGGGCGCGAAGCACCGGGTCATGGCCGACCGCATCGAGGCCGGCACCTACATGATCGCCGCCGCGATCACCGGGGGGTCGGTCACCCTCGAGAACTGCCCGCTCGACGCGCTCGCGGCGGCGGTCGACCGGCTCCAGCAGGTGGGCGTCTCGATCCTCGAGCACCCCGGCCCCGACCGGCTGCGCGCTCGCTGCGATGTCCACGTGAACGGACCTCTGCAGCCCACGCAGGTGGTCACGCAGCCGCACCCCGGCTTCCCGACCGACCTGCAGGCGCAGATGATGGCGCTGCTGTGTCTCGCGAAGGGCAACAGCGTCGTCACCGAGAAGATCTACCCCGACCGTTTCCTGCACGTCGCGGAGCTCGCGCGCATGGGCGCGCAGACGATCCGGCAGGGCTCGACGGTCGTCGTGTCCGGCGTGCCGCGTCTGGTCGGCGCGCCGGTGATGGCGTCGGACCTCCGCGCGTCGGCGAGTCTCGTGCTCGCCGGCATGGCCGCCGAGGGTCGCACGGTGATCAACCGCGTGTACCACCTCGATCGCGGCTACGAAGAGATGGAAGTTCGTCTCGCGGCGCTGGGCGCGCAGATCGATCGCGTCGATGAGAAGGATGTCCCGGCGACCGCCCCGTCGACGCCCGGCGCGCACCCCGGCGTGGTCATGGGCGGCTGA
- a CDS encoding rhodanese-like domain-containing protein encodes MTGQRYDTFGHRRFRRDGRSGFTRPLMIGALAAGFLLAFGCSSSVSDRSVRRIDPSVATRAHAESRTVFVDVRTPEEFAAGHIPGAVNLRLTDIPSDNRPIPALSSARRVVVYGQNPGSAVGVAMTKRLMTLGQHGTVEFFAGGLDAWRAAGGSVQRGER; translated from the coding sequence ATGACTGGACAGCGATACGACACGTTCGGGCACCGGAGGTTCCGCCGCGACGGGCGTTCCGGATTCACACGTCCCCTGATGATCGGCGCGCTGGCCGCGGGTTTCCTGCTCGCCTTCGGGTGCTCGTCGTCGGTGAGCGACCGGTCGGTGCGCCGGATCGATCCGTCGGTCGCGACCCGGGCGCATGCCGAAAGCCGGACGGTGTTCGTGGATGTGCGCACGCCGGAAGAGTTCGCGGCGGGCCACATTCCCGGCGCCGTGAACCTCCGCCTGACCGATATACCCAGCGACAACCGCCCGATCCCGGCGCTGAGCAGCGCGCGACGGGTCGTTGTCTACGGACAGAACCCCGGCTCCGCCGTCGGCGTCGCGATGACGAAGCGACTGATGACGCTCGGTCAGCACGGGACGGTGGAGTTCTTCGCCGGTGGGCTGGACGCGTGGCGCGCCGCGGGCGGGTCGGTCCAGCGAGGCGAGCGGTGA